The genomic segment AGCGGCGCCAGCAGCGTCTCGTCGGGAGAGGTGGCGATGATCGACTCGGCGGGATAGCCGCCCTCGATCATGCCGCCGAAGATCGCGCTGGCCATGTTGCCGGCGCCGATGAAGGCGATGGTCTTGTGCGTCATTATTGTGCTCCTCTGACAGGGGGGCGTGTCACCGCCAGGCGCCGCATGCCGCGGCGCCCTTGTGGGTCAGCGTTCAGTGATGGTCTGCTCGCCGGTGTCGCGGTAGGTCAACTGGCTGACCACCACGGCGACCAGCGCCGAGATCAGGAACCCGGGCACCGCGGCATTGGTGATGCCGAACAGGATGGTGGCGAACAGGTTGTTGATGTCGGGCAGGAAGGCGTAGGTCCAGGCCGGCTGTTGAGAGCCCATCAGCACCGCGATCAGGCCGGCCAGCATGCCCCACAGGCTGCCCTGGCGGGTCAGCTTCTTCCAGTACAGGGTCATCAGCAGCACCGGGCCGAAGCAGGCGCCGAGGCCGCCCCAGGCGAACAGTACCAGCCAGAACACGAAGGTCTCGGCGGAGAACGCTAGCACCACGGCGAGCAGCATGATCGTGGCGGTGGCCAGGCGGCTGTAGGCGACCAGGCGAGTCTGCGAGATCTCTTCGCCACGATGGATCAGCTTGTCGTAGATATCGCGGACCAGGGCACTGGCGCCGACCAGCAGCTGGCTGTCGGCAGACGACATGATGGCTGCCAGTATCGCCACCAGCAGCACGCCCATCAGCAGCGGGCTGAGCAGCTCCTGGCCAAGGCTGGTGAAGATCGCCTCGTGGTTGCCGTCGGGCAGCATGTCGATCTCCGGGAAGTAGACCCGACCGATGATGCCGATCATCACCGCACCCCAGCCCATGATCACGTTCCACAGCGACGAGATCAGTGCTGCCTGGCGCATCTCGCTGACGTTCTTCAGCGACATGTAGCGTACCAGGATATGCGGGTTGCCGGGGCTGCCGAAGCCGATCCCCAGCAGGCCGAGAATCGCCCCGGCGGAGAAGGCGAAGGGGTCGACGAAGCCGGCGCCCTGGGCCTGCATGGCGTCGAGGATCGGGCCGAAGCCACCCAGGTTGATGATGGCGATGATCGGCAGAATCACCAGCGACGCGAACATGAAGCCGGCCTGCAGCACGTCGGTCTTGCTGACCGCGTGGAAGCCGCCGATCATCACGTAGAACAGCAGGATGACAGCCGTCAGCCACATGCCGCCGCTCTGCGACAGCCCCATGGTGCTGGAGAAGGCAGTGCCACCTGCCACCACCTGGCTGCCGACGTAGGCGATCATGAAGAACACCACGATCAGGGAGCTGACCACGCGCAGCGCCTTGCTGCCGCCGGGGAAGCGTGACTCGAGCAGGTCGGGGATGGTCAGGCTGCCGGTGGCTTGGCTGTATTCACGGAAGCGCCGGGCGACGAAGAAGAACATCACGATCTCGGCGGTGATATAGCCAGCGATGGCCCAGATGGCCTGGAAGCCGGACATGAACGCCATGCCGGTGACGCCGAGAATCAGCCAGCCGCTGCGCCCTGAGCTGACAGCACTCAAGGCCACGGTCCACTTGTTGAGATTGCGTCCGGCGAGGAAGAAGTCCTCGAGGCCGCCGGCGCTCTTCTTGGAGCTGGCCAGACCGATGATGACCAGGAAAACCAGATAGGCGCCAAATACGATGAGAGTAACGGGTTCCGCCGTCATGTCAGTTTCCTTGAATTACCTAGGTTGTTGTTCGGGAAGAGGGCGGGCATCACGCGTTACGCTGTCGGTCGCGCTTGCCCTGGATGACGTAGCAGGCGATCGATGCGGCGATCAGCAGGCCGGGGAGACCGATCAGTCCGAAGAAGATGCCGGGGGTCATGGGTGACTCCTGTTGGTATTGTGAAATGTCATGTGCGTCGTGCGGCGCTGCCCCGAGCCGGAGCCCGGGGCAATGCGTTGCTACTCGTCGCCGAGTGCCAGCAGTGACGCGTTGCCGCCCAGGGCGGCGGTATTCACCGTGACGGTCTTCTCGGTGGCGAAACGCAGCAGGTAGTGCGGGCCGCCCGCCTTGGGACCGGTGCCGGAGAGGCCCTGGCCGCCAAAGGGTTGCACACCGACGACGGCGCCGATGATATTGCGGTTGATGTACACATTGCCAACCCGAATTTTCTCCGCGATGGCGTTGGCGAAGGATTCGTTGCGGCTATGCACGCCAAAGGTCAGGCCGTAGCCGCGGCCGTTGATCGACTCGATCACGCCGTCCAACTCGCTGGCCTTGTAGCGCACCACGTGCAGGATCGGCCCGAACTGCTCGCGCTCCAGCGCCTCGATGCCGTCGATCTGGAAGGCCATTGGCGCCACGAAGGTGCCCTCGGTGGTGTGCGCGGGATCCAGCCGGGTCTCGGCGAGCAGGCGCTTCTCGGCCTTGAGTTTATCGATATGCGCATTTAGGCCTTTGCGGGCATCCTCGTCGATTACCGGGCCGACGTCGGTGCCCAGGTCGCGCGGGTCGCCGACGCGCAGCTCGTCCATGGCGCCGTCGAGGATCTCAAGCACCCTGTCGGCGACATCGTCCTGCAGGTAGAGCACACGCAGCGCCGAGCAGCGCTGGCCGGCGCTCTGGAAGGCCGACTGGATCACATCGGCGACCACCTGCTCGGGCAGCGCGGTGGAGTCGACGATCATGGCATTCATGCCGCCAGTCTCGGCGATCAGGGTCGGCAGCGGGGCGCCCTCGCGGGCGGCCAGGGCGCGATTGATGATCTGCGCGGTATCGGTGCCGCCGGTGAATACCACCCCGGTGATGCGCGGGTCGCCGCTGAGCACGCTGCCCACAGTGGGGCCGTCGCCGGGCAGCAGCTGCACCACGTCGCGGGGCATGCCGGCCTCGTACAGCAGTTCGATGACGCGGTGGGCGACGATCGAGGTCTGCTCGGCGGGCTTGGCCAGGACGGTGTTGCCGGCCACCGCGGCGGCCACCACCTGGCCGCAGAAGATCGCCACCGGGAAGTTCCACGGACTGATGGCGGCGAACACGCCCTTGCCGCCCAGCTGGAGGTGGTTGGATTCGCCGGTGGGGCCGGGCAGCGCGGTGGGCTCGGCAAACAGTTCCTCGGCGCGCATCGCATAGTAGCGGCAGAAATCCACCGCCTCCTTGATCTCGTCGACGCCGTCGGTGAGCAGCTTGCCGCCCTCCCGCGAGCACAGCGTCATCAGCTCGGCCATATGGGTTTCCATCAGGTCGCCGAGGCGGCGAATGATCGCGGCGCGCTCGGCCACCGGGGTGGCGTCCCAGCGCGGGAAGGCCGTCCAGGCCGCATCCACCGCGCGGGCGGCCTGCTCGGCGCTGGTCCACTGCACGCTGCCGACGGCCTGGCGACGATCGTAGGGGGCATTCACCGCATGGGTGTTGGCCGCATCGTCGGCGACGTCGAATGCCAGCAGCGGCTTGACGTGGTGCTGGCGGTCCATGAAGCCGGCCATCTGATCCATGAGTGGCTGATACTGACTGCGAATGTTCAAGTTCACTCCCTGCGAGTTCTTGCGACCGGCGCCGAAGATATCCCGCGGCAGCACGATCCTGGGGTTGGCATAGCGCGAGTACTGCTTGAGGGTCTCTGCCGGGTGCACGCACAGCGACTCCACCGGCACCTTGGGGTCGACCAGCTGGTGCACGAACGACGAATTGGCGCCGTTCTCCAGCAGCCGTCGTACCAGGTAGGGCAAGAGGTCCTTGTGGGCGCCTACCGGGGCATAGATACGGCAGTAGGTGCCTTTGGGGGCACGCGCCAGAGCGGCGTCATACAGGGCCTCGCCCATGCCGTGAAGGCGCTGGAATTCGAACGCGCGGTTGACGTCGTTGGCCTGCTCGAGAATCGCACTGATGGTGTGGGCATTGTGGGTGGCGAACTGCGGGAAGATCCGCCCACGGGTGTTGTCGGAGAGCAGGAACTGCGCGCACACCAGGTAGGCGACATCGGTAGATGCCTTGCGGGTGTAGACCGGGTAGCCGTCGACGCCGAGCTGCTGGGACTCCTTGATCTCGCTGTCCCAGTAGGCACCCTTGACCAGCCGAATGGGGATCTCGTCGCCCTGCCGGTCGGCCAGCCGGTTGAGGTAGTGGAGGGTGGGCAGGGCGCGCTTCGAGTAGGCCTGAACCACCAGGCCGAAGTGACCCCAGCCGCGGCAGGTGTCGCTCTCGAGCACGGCGCGGAATACTTCCAGCGACAGCTCCAGGCGGTCGACCTCTTCGGCATCGATGGTGATCGCCACGTCGCGCTCCCGGGCCATGGCGGCGAGCTCGCGGACGCTGCCGACCAGCTCCTCGAGGACCTGCTCGCGGCGCCCGAATTCATAGCGCGGATGCAGCGCCGAGAGCTTGATCGAGATCGAGGGGGCCGGTGTCTTGGCCGGTAGCGCCTTGCTGGTCTTGCCGACCTGTTGGATGGCGCGGGCGTAGTCGTCGAAGTACTTGGCGGCATCGCGACGCGTGCGCGCGGCCTCGCCGAGCATATCGTAAGAGTAGGTGTAACCCTTGTCGAACAGCGGCTTGGAGCGCTTGAGCGCCTCGTCGATATCACGCCCCAGGACGAACTGCTTGCCCATGATCTTCATCGCCTGATACATGGCGCTGCGGATCACCGGTTCGCCCATGCGATTGACCAGCTTGTTGATGAAGTTGGCCGGCTTGCCGTCGCGGGGGTGATCGAGATTGATCACGCGACCGGTCATCAGCAGGCCCCAGGTCGAGGCATTGACGAACCACGACTCACTCTGGCCGAGGTGCGACTTCCAGTCGGCGGGCCCCAGCTTGTCCTCGATCAGTGCGTCGGCAGTGGCCTTGTCGGGAATGCGCAGCATCGCCTCGGCCAGGCACATCAGCATCAGCCCCTCATGGGTGTCGAGGCTGTACTGCTGGAGCAGTTCGTCGATGGAGTCGACGGCGGTGTCCATCTCGCGCACTTCACGCACCAGCTCGGCGGTCTTGGCGGCAATCCGCTGGAAGTCGTCCTTGTCGGCGCTGAGACGCTGGACCAGCTCGTCGACGAAGGCATCCTCATCGACGATGTAGTGCTCGCTGATGCGAGCGAAAAGCGCCTCGAGATCCTGCTGCCAGGTAGCGGCATCCAGCATATTGTTGGCATTGAGCATGACGAACTCCCGCGGTTGACGGTCGGGCAGGGCCTGGCAACGACAAGACCAGGCGCACGACGCCGCCTGTCTCGACCAGGGATGTACCCCGACGTGATCGGTGATGCCCAGAATGTAGGGTGGGAGAGGGTCAAGCGTCTTGCCAATTTCCCGGCAGGATTTGTCAAAAACGGGGAAGCTTGGCGTCAGCGGGAAGGGGTTTAGACGTTAGTCGTATAGCTGTCGCCGTGGATCACGTCGGCGCTGCCGCGCTGACGCAGCTTGCTGGGGGGGTGACCGAAGGTGCGGCGGAAAGCGTGGGACAGGGCGCTCTGATTGGCGAAGCCGGTGCGCTCGGCGATATGCGATAGCGGCAGCCGGGTCGAGGTGAGCAGCTGTCGAGCGGCCCCAAGCCGCTGGCGAAGCAAGTACTGGTAAGGCGTGAGGCCGGTCTGCTCGCGGAAGCAGGCACTAAAGTGGGCTTCACTGAGGCAGGCCTCGGCAGCCAGATCGGCGACGGTAATGCGCTCGCTGAGATTGTGCTGGATAAAGCGGTCGATCAGTTGCACGTCGAGGCGCTGTGGTTGGCGCCGGCTGGGTAGCTCGGGGTGCAGGCGGGCGTGGAGGCAGCCTAGCAGTGTCGCCGCGAGCAGGTCACCCTGTGGGCTGCCCTGGGGCTGCTGGCGCTGGTAGGGCTGGGTGAGCTCCTGGGTGAGAAACCTCAAGTACTGGCGCAGCGGTTCGTCGAGGGCGAAAAAGCGTGGCGCATCGAACAGTCGCATCAGCTCGCGATGGGGGCCGCTCAGTGACGGGGCGTCCAGCGG from the Halomonas sp. 1513 genome contains:
- a CDS encoding bifunctional proline dehydrogenase/L-glutamate gamma-semialdehyde dehydrogenase (proline utilization protein A; multifunctional protein that functions in proline catabolism in the first two enzymatic steps resulting in the conversion of proline to glutamate; in Escherichia coli this protein self regulates transcription via a DNA-binding domain at the N-terminus but the proteins from this group do not and in addition appear to have a truncated C-terminal domain), with protein sequence MLNANNMLDAATWQQDLEALFARISEHYIVDEDAFVDELVQRLSADKDDFQRIAAKTAELVREVREMDTAVDSIDELLQQYSLDTHEGLMLMCLAEAMLRIPDKATADALIEDKLGPADWKSHLGQSESWFVNASTWGLLMTGRVINLDHPRDGKPANFINKLVNRMGEPVIRSAMYQAMKIMGKQFVLGRDIDEALKRSKPLFDKGYTYSYDMLGEAARTRRDAAKYFDDYARAIQQVGKTSKALPAKTPAPSISIKLSALHPRYEFGRREQVLEELVGSVRELAAMARERDVAITIDAEEVDRLELSLEVFRAVLESDTCRGWGHFGLVVQAYSKRALPTLHYLNRLADRQGDEIPIRLVKGAYWDSEIKESQQLGVDGYPVYTRKASTDVAYLVCAQFLLSDNTRGRIFPQFATHNAHTISAILEQANDVNRAFEFQRLHGMGEALYDAALARAPKGTYCRIYAPVGAHKDLLPYLVRRLLENGANSSFVHQLVDPKVPVESLCVHPAETLKQYSRYANPRIVLPRDIFGAGRKNSQGVNLNIRSQYQPLMDQMAGFMDRQHHVKPLLAFDVADDAANTHAVNAPYDRRQAVGSVQWTSAEQAARAVDAAWTAFPRWDATPVAERAAIIRRLGDLMETHMAELMTLCSREGGKLLTDGVDEIKEAVDFCRYYAMRAEELFAEPTALPGPTGESNHLQLGGKGVFAAISPWNFPVAIFCGQVVAAAVAGNTVLAKPAEQTSIVAHRVIELLYEAGMPRDVVQLLPGDGPTVGSVLSGDPRITGVVFTGGTDTAQIINRALAAREGAPLPTLIAETGGMNAMIVDSTALPEQVVADVIQSAFQSAGQRCSALRVLYLQDDVADRVLEILDGAMDELRVGDPRDLGTDVGPVIDEDARKGLNAHIDKLKAEKRLLAETRLDPAHTTEGTFVAPMAFQIDGIEALEREQFGPILHVVRYKASELDGVIESINGRGYGLTFGVHSRNESFANAIAEKIRVGNVYINRNIIGAVVGVQPFGGQGLSGTGPKAGGPHYLLRFATEKTVTVNTAALGGNASLLALGDE
- a CDS encoding AraC family transcriptional regulator; the encoded protein is MPSVIRLMPLDNTIKHHAHDYHQMVIGLSGHAEFEIEGMGGSIAALSGCIVPANHVHYYEGIGHNRQLILDLPLDAPSLSGPHRELMRLFDAPRFFALDEPLRQYLRFLTQELTQPYQRQQPQGSPQGDLLAATLLGCLHARLHPELPSRRQPQRLDVQLIDRFIQHNLSERITVADLAAEACLSEAHFSACFREQTGLTPYQYLLRQRLGAARQLLTSTRLPLSHIAERTGFANQSALSHAFRRTFGHPPSKLRQRGSADVIHGDSYTTNV